ACAGGACAACTGGACCGTGAACTAGTGTCTGATTACAACATTACAATCACTGCCACTGACGAGGGCTCtccacctctgtcctcctctaaaACTGTTCAGTTATCTGTAGCAGACATCAACGACAACCCACCTGTGTTTGAGGAACAGTCGTACAGCGCatatgtgagtgaaaataacaaacctgGCTCCACTTTATGTTCCGTTACTGCTCGAGACCCCGACTGGAGACAAAACGGTACAGTGATTTATTCCCTGTTACCCGGTGAGGTGAACGGTGCCCCGGTGTCCTCCTATCTGTCTGTTAACGGAGACACGGGGGTGATCCACGCTGTGAGGTCGTTTGATTATGAACAGTTCAGGAGTTTTAAAGTGCAGGTGATGGCCAGAGACAAcggctctcctcctctcagcagcaACGTGACCGTCAGTGTGTTCGTATCGGATGTGAATGACAACTCTCCTCAGATACTGTACCCCGCCCCGGAGGGCAACTCCTTCATGACCGAGCTGGTCCCCAAAGCTGCACACGGAGGCTCACTGGTGTCCAAAGTGATAGCGGTGGACGCGGACTCCGGACAGAACGCCTGGCTGTCCTATCATATAGTGAAATCCACTGATCCGGGACTTTTCACTATTGGTGTCCACAGCGGAGAGATCAGGACACAGCGGGACATTTCTGAATCTGACAGCATGAAACAGAACCTTATTGTGGCAGTGAAAGATAACGgacagccctctctctctgccacctgttccatgtatttacttatttctgATAACTTGGCTGAGGTGCCAgaactgaaggacatttcttatGATGAGAAGAATTCCAAACTGACCTCTTATCTGATCATCGCGCTGGTGTCTGTGTCCACCTTTTTCctgaccttcatcatcatcatcctgggTGTGAGGTTTTGTCGCAGGAGAAAGCCCAGATTGATGTTTGATGGAGCAGTCGCCATCCCCAGCGCTTATCTCCCTCCTAATTACGCAGATGTTGACGGCACAGGAACTTTACGCAGCGCTTACAACTATGACACATACCTGACAACAGGATCTAGAACCAGTGACTTTAAGTTTGTGACATCTTACAATGACAACACACTGCCTGCTGACCAGACTCTGAGGAAAAGTCCATCAGACTTTGCAGATGTGTTTGGAGATTGTGATGGTTCTCCTGAGGTAGGCACATGTGTCACGTTATCTGTCCCAGATGTGTAACATGCTAACCTTTCTTAGGTTCTGTATGTTCTCCATACTCTACTtgattgttctgttttgtttttctttttgaatgattgttttcagcatttttttttctttagttcACATATTGACCGTTTTTCCCAGCAGTATTTTTGGCATTTCAAAAACTGCTTTAATTTCACTAGTGTGTATTTCATCTAGAGGTATTTTTCATGTTCTGTTTctctatatatttttaaatgcgTTCTCAGTCATCCTTACTTTTGAAAATTAATCCTTCATTTCTATATTTCAACACCGTTGTGAGTTCATCTCCAAACCGCATTTTCTTGTCATCATCCTGGTGTCATTGTTAATGACTGGCTTGCTCTTTGCAATCAATCATGAGCACTGTCTCAAGATCTGACATGAGGTTCATTGTTAATGGAAATGCCATGAGCTGTTACATTTGATTTCTATTATGAACACGTTATTAAAAGAAATCATGGTATTCTGGATATGATGCTTCTCTCCCTCACGTGGAGAAAATCTCAGTTGATTCAATTTAGTGTCAATAACTGCTAGAGTTATGCATTGCTCTCTTTGCCATTTCCTAGAATTATTCTTTATCTTTGCGTTGTACATCTGGAAGGATGTGGGACCTACACTGTTTGGAATGATTGTTCATTTTGCATctgtgattgtttttattttttgacctGCATAAAGGATGACATACCTTTTAAGGGCGTTGTTTCTTGTATTGTTAGTCCTCTTTACTTCTTTTATTACCAGCACTGACAACATAGTAGGAGTCGTTTTCAACATGTTGATGGGAGTCGTGGCTGATATGATTCCATCTCAAGATGGTCTTTAGTTACAAATGTAACTGCCTCTAATGCCCTGATGTCTTTACAGAAATGAACACCATAATagcaataaaatataatatctacatattacatacatacatcacTTATCAGCTAGATAGCAACATACAGTCTACTGTGTAAGAGAGTCTTAGTAGTCAGCTTCAATACATACTGCCAGTAATAAATGATTTCTGTCATGCAATCACATGGTCACTGTTGAAGAGGAAATGATGTCTGTGGCCACATATGCCACCATATTTAATGTACAATTGTTGACTTTATTGCTAAATATTTCTGGCTGGCACTGTTCTTTATCTATTGTCCAGGGAGATATATTCTGGTGATATATGGCAGACTTTAAAATGCATCTCACGTCTTGGATGACTGACTCAGACATGCTGTTGTTCTGTAAAAGCTGCATATATGTATACCACAGGTGGAAGACACTTCCTAAAGAatgtatgtttacatttaaatccGTCCCATTCCCCTTTATAAACACATACCAAGTTGGCCTATCTTATTGTGTTCAATTATTGTCTGATTTGACCACAGCTTAAGATAAAAGTGAATAATGTCTTTGTATCATTTTTGGATGATAATTTTAGCCTGTCAGCTTTCAAAAGAGGTGTTTGTCTCACGGAGATACCTTCAGTGCTTGTGCTAAATACAAGTTGTGTTGTTGAGAGGATATCACTTTCAGACTGTATCCTGGATCTCTATTGTGATTTTTGCAAGTTGATTTTAAATCTATTCCATCTCTGAGAAGAAAGAAATCCCTGCAAAGTGTTGGCTGAGCCCTATTTACCCATCCTCATACCTGGGGAATTGAGATTAAATTCCTGCAATAACTTAAAATCACCATACAATCTGTCGCTTTGCAGTGTTGTATAACGTTAGTGGTGGTAGAGCAGTGTCGTCGCCCACAGCAATTTTTCagacattgtgatttttttcttggaGCTGTCTCTTAATTGTTTGCTGTCCTTTTTCCTGAGATACAGCGTTAACCGGAGTTGTTTCTTAGTCTGAATTTGAACACGTTTTTCTGCTTACAAACTTAATGCATGCCTGTCACTCTTTATGGAGTTTGAAAGAGGAAACCTTTGTCAACACAAGTTGAAGCTGGTTGTAGGATGTCAGACCAAGAAGGAACAAAGACAGTCCAGATTTCTCCTGGATCTATTTACAAACATGGTGATATCAGTCTAGAGTTTACAGACATGGATTTAGTTCACATACATTTAAGTTATGATGTAGTCAGCACACACCTTATTATAATACACAATGCGAAACTATTAGTGTATCTTGAGATAAGGCTGCAACCAATTgaaaaattcaaaacacaaatcaaataatttcACTAATGTATGGTAGCTTTAAGGCAGTGCACTAAATGGGGAGTTGTACTATCTTAATCCCACTGAAGACATAGTGTTTAGTATAACAAAGTTGTAAAACTCTGTGATGTGATTGCAAAGGTGACTCGGGTGTGTCGTGATTTTAATTTAACCTGCAAACTTGCCCATGGAAGgttttaatgcagcagtaaGCAGCTCAGCACAGTTGTAATTCAGTACTTTATATTTACTAATTTACAGGTTGTGCGTGAAGCTTGCATGCACAATATAGTCATCTGAACAAAGGGTGGCTTGAAGAAGTGCATCCTGTCTTCAGGCTTTAATGTGAGTCAGTCATGAGTGCATTGAATTAAACACAGTAGTGCTTGTTGCAACTGGTGTCCCGATTTGGACTGATTGTGGGTGAATGTTGTTCTGAATGTTGTAGACATCGAATTAGgagtttcttctgttttattttgaagaacaGTGGATGTAGGCTACAACTAATTTTAAGtgtccctttttatttttgcagttcAGTGTTATTGTTGAATTTAACTCACGGTGTCGCTATACACCAGCCTTAAGATTATAATTCCTCTATCCTTTGTGGACAGACGTTCTTGTACGCCCATTGCGTGCTCTTGATACAGCCACAATCACGCTGAATCGCTGGCACATTTCGTGTTATGTGGTTTAACTGTGTCGTTGCGTCGACTCTTTAACGTCTTAGGAACTCGTGCTTGAAGATGGATTACAAATTTATCGCGTTTCGGCTGTGCTGCTTCTGtttcctgcttctttttttgCATGTCGCATATGGAGACCTGAGCTATTCTTTTCCGGAGGAGATGAAACGAGGATCGGTCATTGGGAATTTAGCCAAGGATCTCGGGCTGGAGACGGGCGCTCTCTCTAACAGAAGAGCCCGTATTGACACCGACGGGACTGATAAACGTTACTGTGACATCAACCTGAATAACGGAGAGCTGATTGTTGCCGACAGGATTGACCGAGAGGGGCTTTGTGAAGAAAAGGCTTCGTGCATCCTAAAACAGGAGCTTGTGCTGGAGAATCCTCTCGAGCTTCATCGGATTACACTCCACATTCAAGATGTAAATGATAACTCGCCTCAATTTAAGGAGGAATTGATAAATATAGAAATCCAAGAGTCAGCAGTCAGGGGAGCTCGTTTTGTGATAGAAGAGGCGCACGATGCGGATGTGGGACAGAATTCAGTTCAGCAGTACAGCCTTAAAAAGAATGATAATTTCATTTTGGCTGCTAATGGAAACACAATACACCTTATTCTTGACAAAGAGCTGGATCGTGAAAAACAACAAGAGATTAATCTGCTCCTCACAGCTCTAGATGGTGGCTCTCCTCAGAGATCAGGTACTGTAGTCATACACGTCACTGTGCTGGATGCTAATGATAACGAGCCAGTGTTCAGCCAGGCCGTTTATAAAGCCAGTCTgcctgaaaactctcctgtagATACTGTAGTGGTCACAGTGAGCGCTGCTGATGCAGACGAGGGAATTAATGGAGATGTGACTTATGAATTTGGGCATGTTactgaaaatgtgaagaagaTGTTTAGTATTGACGGTAAATCAGGTGAAATACGAGTAATTGGCGCTGTTGACTATGAAACTACAACATCATATGAAATACGCGTTAAAGCAAAAGATGGACTGGGGCTGTCATCTTATGCGAAGGCAATAATTTCTATCactgatgtgaatgacaacgcCCCTGTAGTCAATTTAAAATCACTGACGAATCCCATACCAGAAGACACCACACCTGGTACAGAGGTGGGCATCATTAACGTGCAGGACAGAGACTCTGAGCGCAACAGACAGGTCCGCTGCTCCATTCAGCAAGGAGCCCCTTTTAAGTTGGTTCCTTCTATTAAAAACTATTATTCTCTGGTGACCACAGGACAACTGGACCGTGAACTAGTGTCTGATTACAACATTACAATCACTGCCACTGACGAGGGCTCtccacctctgtcctcctctaaaACTGTTCAGTTATCTGTAGCAGACATCAACGACAACCCACCTGTGTTTGAGGAACAGTCGTACAGCGCatatgtgagtgaaaataaCAGACCTGGCTCCACTTTATGTTCCGTTACTGCTCGAGACCCCGACTGGAGACAAAACGGTACAGTGATTTATTCTCTGTTACCCGGTGAGGTGAACGGTGCCCCGGTTTCATCCTATCTGTCTGTTAACGGAGACACGGGGGTGATCCACGCTGTGAGGTCGTTTGATTATGAACAGTTCAGGAGTTTTAAAGTGCAGGTGATGGCCAGAGACAacggttctcctcctctcagcagcaACGTGACCGTCAGTGTGTTTATATCGGATGTGAATGACAACTCTCCTCAGATACTGTACCCCGCCCCGGAGGGCAACTCCTTCATGACCGAGCTGGTCCCCAAAGCTGCACACGGAGGCTCTCTGGTGTCCAAAGTGATAGCGGTGGACGCGGACTCCGGACAGAACGCCTGGCTGTCTTATCATATAGTGAAATCCACCGATCCGGGACTTTTCACTATTGGTGTCCACAGCGGAGAGATCAGGACACAGCGGGACATTTCTGAATCTGACAGCATGAAACAGAACCTTATTGTGGCAGTGAAAGATAACGgacagccctctctctctgccacctgttccatgtatttacttatttctgATAACTTGGCTGAGGTGCCAgaactgaaggacatttcttatGATGAGAAGAATTCCAAACTGACCTCTTATCTGATCATCGCGCTGGTGTCTGTGTCCACCTTTTTCctgaccttcatcatcatcatcctgggTGTGAGGTTTTGTCGCAGGAGAAAGCCCAGACTGTTGTTTGATGGAGCAGTCGCCATCCCCAGCGCTTATCTCCCTCCAAATTACGCAGATGTTGACGGCACAGGAACTTTACGCAGCGCTTACAACTATGACGCATACCTGACAACAGGATCTAGAACCAGTGACTTTAAGTTCGTGACATCTTACAATGACAACACACTGCCTGCTGACCAGACTCTGAGGAAAAGTCCATCAGACTTTGCAGATGTGTTTGGAGACTGTGATGGTTCTCCTGAGGTAGGCACATGTGTCACGTTATCTGTCCCAGATGTGTAACATGCTAACCTTTCTTAGGTTCTGTATGTCCTCCATACTCTACTtgattgttctgttttgtttttctctttgaatgattgtttttagcatttttttttctttagttcACATATTGACCTTTTTTCCCAGCAGTATTTTTGGCATTTCAAAAACTGCTTTAATTACACTAGTGTGTATTTCATCTTGAGGTATTTTTCATGTTCTGTTTctctatatatttttaaatgcgTTCTCAGTCATCCTTCCTTTTGAAAATTAATCCTTCATTTCTATATTTCGGCACAGTTGTGAGCTCATCTCCAAACCGCATTTTCTTGTCATCATCCTGGTGTCATTGTTAATGACTGGCTTGCTCTTTGCAATCAATCATGAGCACTGTCTCAAGATCTGACATGAGGTTCATTATTACTGGAAATGCCATGAGCTGTTACATTTGATTTCTATTATGAACACGTTATTAAAAGAAATCAGGGTATTCTGGATATGATGCTTCTCTCCCTCACGTGGAGGAAATCTCAGTTGATTCAATTTATTGTCAGTAACTGCTAGAGTTATGCATTGCTCTCTTTGCCGTTTCCTAGAATTATTCTTTATCTTTACGTTGTACATCTGGAAGGATGTGGGACCTACACTGTTTGGAATGATTGTTCATTTTGCATctgtgattgtttttattttttgacctGCATAAAGGATGACATACCTTTTAAGGGCGTTGTTTCTTGTATTGTTAGTCCTCTTTACTTCTTTTATTACCAGCACTGACAACATAGTAggagttatttttattttgtgagtctgtgtgtgtttatgtcatcATAGTACAGTGTGGTCCTGGAGGCATCTCATGCGGTGGTAATTCCTCCAGAAATTTTTTTGAGAAGTTTGGCAGGTGtcaatgtttctgtctgtctgtggacagatttatGCGGTGTGATAATACCACAACTGTGCATGATGCAGTCACAAAACTCTACAGGTGTGTAGGtgtgagatcaaaatgaaggttgAGTTCAAAGATTGGTGTAGTTGGACCAATGTGTATTGAGTGCTGATGTAAACTTGTAGTAATGACTTGTGAGTACTCATGTTTTGAAACGTCAACATGTTGATGGGAGTCGTGGCTGATATGATTCCATCTCAAGATGGTCTTTAGTTACAAATGTAACTGCCTCTAATGCCCTGATGTCTTTACAGAAATGAACACCATAATagcaataaaatataatatctACATATTACATATACACATCACTTATCAGCTAGATAGCAACATACAGTCTATTGTGTAACAGAGTCTTAGTAATCAGCTTCAATACATACTGCCAGTAATAAATGATTTCTGTCATGCAATCACATGGTCACTGTTGAAGAGGAAATGATGTCTGTGGCCACATATGCCACCATATTTAATGTACAATTGTTGACTTTATTGCTAAATATTTCTGGCTAGCACTGTTCTTTATCTATAGTCCAGGGAGATATGGTCTGGTGATATATGGCAGACTTTAAAATGCATCTCACGTCTTGGATGACTGACTCAGACATGCTATTGTTCTGTAAGAGTTGCATATACGTATATCACAGGTGGAAGACACTTCCTAAAGAatgtatgtttacatttaaatccGTCCCATTCCCCTTTATAAACACATACTAAGTTGGCCTCTCTAGTTGTGTTCGATTATTGTCTGATTTGACCACATATTAAgataaaatgtctttgtatCATTTTTGGATGATAATTTTAGCCTGTCAGCTTTCAAAAGAAGTGTTTGTCTGACGGAGATACCTTCAGTGCTTGTGCTAACTACAAGTTGTGTTTCTGAGAGGATATCACTTTCAGACTGTATCCTGGAtctttattgtgatttttttgcaAGATGATTTTAAATCTATTCCATCTCTGAGAAGAAAGAAATCCCTGCAAAGTGTCGACTGAGCCCTATTTACCCATCATTTCATGTGGGGAATTGAGATTAAATTCCTGCAATAACTAAAAACCACCATACAATCTGTCGCTTTGCAGTGTTGTATAACGTTAGTGGTGGTAGAGCAGTGTCGTCCCCCGCAGCAATTTTTCagacattgtgatttttttcttggaGCTGTCTCTTAATTGTTTGCTGTCCCTTTTCCTGAGATACAGCGTTAACCGGAGTTGTTTCTTAGTCTGAATTTGAATACTTTTTTCTGCTTACAAACTTAATGCATGCCTGTCACTCTTTATGGAGTTTGAAAGATGAAACCTTTGTCAACACAAGTTGAAGCTGGTTGTAGGATGTCAGACCAAGAAGGAACAAAGACAGTCCATATTTCTCCCGGATCTAGTTACAAACATGGTGATGTCAGTCTAGAGTTTACAGACATGTATTTAGTTCACATACATTTAAGTTATGATGTAGTCAGCAAACACCTTATTACAATACACGATGCAAAACTGTTAGCGTACCTTGAGATAAGGCTGCAACCAATtgaaaaattcaaaacaaaaatcaaataatttcACTAATGTATGGTAGATTTAAGGCAGTGCACTAAATGGGGAGTTGTACTATCTTAATCCCACTGAAGACATAGTGTTTAGTATAACAAACTTGTAAAACTCTGTGATGTGATTGCAAAGGTGACTCGGGTGTGTCATTATTTTAGTTTAACCTGCAAACTTGCCCATTGAAGgttttaatgcagcagtaaGCAGCTCAGCACAGTTGTAATTCAGTACTTTATGTTTACTAATTTACAGGTTGTGCATGAAGCTTGCATGCACAATATAGTCATCTGAACAAAGGGTGGCTTGAAGAAGTGCATCCTGTCTTCAGGCTTTAATGTGAGTCAGTCATGAGTGCATTGAATTAAACACAGTAGTGCTTGTTGCAACTGGTGTCCCGATTTGGACTGATTGTGGGTGAATGTTGTTCTGAATGTTGTAGACATCGAATTAGgagtttcttctgttttattttgaagaacaGTGGATAAAGATATGTAGGCTACAACTAATTTTAAGtgtccctttttatttttgcagttcAGTGTTATTGTTGAATTTAACTCACGGTGTCGCTATACACCAGCCTTAAGATTATAATTCCTCTATCCTTTGTGGACAGACGTTCTTGTACGCCCATTGCGTGCTCTTGATACAGCCACAATCACGCTGAATCGCTGGCACATTTCGTGTTATGTGTTTAGCTGTGTTGTTGCGTCGACTCTTTAACGTCTTAGGAACTCGTGCTTGAAGATGGATTACAAATTTATCGCGTTTCGGCTGTGCAGCTTCTGtttcctgcttctttttttgCATGTCGCATATGGAGACCTGAGCTATTCTTTTCCGGAGGAGATGAAACGAGGATCGGTCATTGGGAATTTAGCCAAGGATCTCGGGCTGGAGACGGGCGCTCTCTCTAACAGAAGAGCCCGTATTGACACCGACGGGACTGATAAACGTTACTGTGACATCAACCTGAATAACGGAGAGCTGATTGTTGCCGACAGGATTGACCGAGAGGGGCTTTGTGGAGAAAAGGCTACATGCATCCTAAAACACGAGATTGTGCTGGAGAATCCTCTCGAGCTTCATCGGATTACACTCCACATTCAAGATGTAAATGATAACTCGCCTCAATTTAAGGAGGAATTGATAAATATAGAAATCCAAGAGTCAGCAGTCAGGGGAGCTCGTTTTGTGATAGAAGAGGCGCACGATGCGGATGTGGGACAAAATTCAGTTCAGCAGTACAGCCTTAAAAAGAATGATAATTTCATTTTGGCTGCTAATGGAAACACCATAGAGCTTGTTCTTGACAAAGAGCTTGATCGTGAAAAACAACAAGAGGTCAATTTGCTCCTCACAGCTCTAGATGGTGGCTCTCCTCAGAGATCAGGTACTGTAGTCATACACGTCACTGTGCTGGATGCTAATGATAACGCCCCAGTGTTCAGTCAGGCCGTTTATAAAGCCAGTCTgcctgaaaactctcctgtagATACTGTAGTGGTCACAGTGAGCGCTGCTGATGCAGACGAGGGAATTAATGGAGATGTGACTTATGAATTTGGACATGTTACTGAGGATGTAAAGAAGATGTTTAGTATTGACGGTAAATCAGGTGAAATACAAGTAATTGGCGCTGTTGACTATGAAACTACAACATCATATGAAATACGCGTTAAAGCAAAAGATGGACTGGGGCTGTCATCTTATGCGAAGGCAATAATTTCTATCactgatgtgaatgacaacgcCCCGGTAGTCAATTTAAAATCACTGACGAATCCCATACCAGAAGACACCACACCTGGTACAGAGGTGGGCATCATTAACGTGCAGGACAGAGACTCTGAGCGAAACAGACAGGTCCGCTGCTCCATTCAGCAAGGAGCCCCTTTTAAGTTGGTTCCTTCTATTAAAAACTATTATTCTCTGGTGACCACAGGACAACTGGACCGTGAACTAGTGTCTGATTACAACATTACAATCACTGCCACTGACGAGGGCTCtccacctctgtcctcctctaaaACTGTTCAGTTATCTGTAGCAGACATCAACGACAACCCACCTGTGTTTGAGGAACAGTCGTACAGCGCatatgtgagtgaaaataacaaacctgGCTCCACTTTATGTTCCGTTACTGCTCGAGACCCCGACTGGAGACAAAACGGTACAGTGATTTATTCTCTGTTACCCGGTGAGGCGAACGGTGCCCCGGTGTCCTCCTATGTGTCTGTTAACGGAGACACGGGGGTGATCCACGCTGTGAGGTCGTTTGATTATGAACAGTTCAGGAGTTTTAAAGTGCAGGTGATGGCCAGAGACAacggttctcctcctctcagcagcaACGTGACCGTCAGTGTGTTCATATCGGATGTGAATGACAACTCTCCTCAGATACTGTACCCCGCCCCGGAGGGCAACTCCTTCATGACCGAGCTGGTCCCCAAAGCTGCACACGGAGGCTCTCTGGTGTCCAAAGTGATAGCGGTGGACGCGGACTCCGGACAGAACGCCTGGCTGTCCTATCATATAGTGAAATCCACTGATCCGGGACTTTTCACTATTGGTGTCCACAGCGGAGAGATCAGGACACAGCGGGACATTTCTGAATCTGACAGCATGAAACAGAACCTTATTGTGGCAGTGAAAGATAACGgacagccctctctctctgccacctgttccatgtatttacttatttctgATAACTTGGCTGAGGTGCCAgaactgaaggacatttcttatGATGAGAAGAATTCCAAACTGACCTCTTATCTGATCATCGCTCTGGTGTCTGTGTCCACCTTTTTTctgaccttcatcatcatcatcctgggTGTGAGGTTTTGTCGCAGGAGAAAGCCCAGACTGTTGTTTGATGGAGCAGTCGCCATCCCCAGCGCTTATCTCCCTCCTAATTACGCAGATGTTGACGGCACAGGAACTTTACGCAGCGCTTACAACTATGACACATACCTGACAACAGGATCTAGAACCAGTGACTTTAAGTTTGTGACATCTTACAATGACAACACACTGCCTGCTGACCAGACTCTGAGGAAAAGTCCATCAGACTTTGCAGATGTGTTTGGAGACTGTGATGGTTCTCCTGAGGTAGGAACATGGTTCACACTATCTGTCCCAGATGTGTAACACCttcactttacacacacacacacacacacacacacacacacacacacacacacacacacacacacacacacacacacacacacatt
This window of the Pagrus major chromosome 18, Pma_NU_1.0 genome carries:
- the LOC141012996 gene encoding uncharacterized protein, translated to MKRGSVIGNLAKDLGLETGALSNRRARIDTDGTDKRYCDINLNTGELIVADKIDREGLCEEKASCILKHELVLENPLELHRISLHIQDVNDNSPQFKEGLINIEIRESAVRGARFVIEEAHDADVGQNSVQQYSLKKNDNFILAANGNTIELVLDKELDREKQQEINLLLTALDGGSPQRSGTVVIHVTVLDANDNAPVFSQAVYKASLPENSPVDTVVVTVSATDADEGVNGDVTYEFGHITDSVKKMFSIDSKSGEIRVIGAVDYETTTSYEIRVKAKDGLGLSSYAKAIISITDVNDNAPVINLKSLTNPIPEDTIPGTEVGIINVQDRDSERNRQVRCSIQQGAPFKLVPSIKNYYSLVTTGQLDRELVSDYNITITATDEGSPPLSSSKTVQLSVADINDNPPVFEEQSYSAYVSENNKPGSTLCSVTARDPDWRQNGTVIYSLLPGEVNGAPVSSYLSVNGDTGVIHAVRSFDYEQFRSFKVQVMARDNGSPPLSSNVTVSVFVSDVNDNSPQILYPAPEGNSFMTELVPKAAHGGSLVSKVIAVDADSGQNAWLSYHIVKSTDPGLFTIGVHSGEIRTQRDISESDSMKQNLIVAVKDNGQPSLSATCSMYLLISDNLAEVPELKDISYDEKNSKLTSYLIIALVSVSTFFLTFIIIILGVRFCRRRKPRLMFDGAVAIPSAYLPPNYADVDGTGTLRSAYNYDTYLTTGSRTSDFKFVTSYNDNTLPADQTLRKSPSDFADVFGDCDGSPEMDYKFIAFRLCCFCFLLLFLHVAYGDLSYSFPEEMKRGSVIGNLAKDLGLETGALSNRRARIDTDGTDKRYCDINLNNGELIVADRIDREGLCEEKASCILKQELVLENPLELHRITLHIQDVNDNSPQFKEELINIEIQESAVRGARFVIEEAHDADVGQNSVQQYSLKKNDNFILAANGNTIHLILDKELDREKQQEINLLLTALDGGSPQRSGTVVIHVTVLDANDNEPVFSQAVYKASLPENSPVDTVVVTVSAADADEGINGDVTYEFGHVTENVKKMFSIDGKSGEIRVIGAVDYETTTSYEIRVKAKDGLGLSSYAKAIISITDVNDNAPVVNLKSLTNPIPEDTTPGTEVGIINVQDRDSERNRQVRCSIQQGAPFKLVPSIKNYYSLVTTGQLDRELVSDYNITITATDEGSPPLSSSKTVQLSVADINDNPPVFEEQSYSAYVSENNRPGSTLCSVTARDPDWRQNGTVIYSLLPGEVNGAPVSSYLSVNGDTGVIHAVRSFDYEQFRSFKVQVMARDNGSPPLSSNVTVSVFISDVNDNSPQILYPAPEGNSFMTELVPKAAHGGSLVSKVIAVDADSGQNAWLSYHIVKSTDPGLFTIGVHSGEIRTQRDISESDSMKQNLIVAVKDNGQPSLSATCSMYLLISDNLAEVPELKDISYDEKNSKLTSYLIIALVSVSTFFLTFIIIILGVRFCRRRKPRLLFDGAVAIPSAYLPPNYADVDGTGTLRSAYNYDAYLTTGSRTSDFKFVTSYNDNTLPADQTLRKSPSDFADVFGDCDGSPEVGTCVTLSVPDV
- the LOC141012997 gene encoding protocadherin beta-15-like yields the protein MDYKFIAFRLCSFCFLLLFLHVAYGDLSYSFPEEMKRGSVIGNLAKDLGLETGALSNRRARIDTDGTDKRYCDINLNNGELIVADRIDREGLCGEKATCILKHEIVLENPLELHRITLHIQDVNDNSPQFKEELINIEIQESAVRGARFVIEEAHDADVGQNSVQQYSLKKNDNFILAANGNTIELVLDKELDREKQQEVNLLLTALDGGSPQRSGTVVIHVTVLDANDNAPVFSQAVYKASLPENSPVDTVVVTVSAADADEGINGDVTYEFGHVTEDVKKMFSIDGKSGEIQVIGAVDYETTTSYEIRVKAKDGLGLSSYAKAIISITDVNDNAPVVNLKSLTNPIPEDTTPGTEVGIINVQDRDSERNRQVRCSIQQGAPFKLVPSIKNYYSLVTTGQLDRELVSDYNITITATDEGSPPLSSSKTVQLSVADINDNPPVFEEQSYSAYVSENNKPGSTLCSVTARDPDWRQNGTVIYSLLPGEANGAPVSSYVSVNGDTGVIHAVRSFDYEQFRSFKVQVMARDNGSPPLSSNVTVSVFISDVNDNSPQILYPAPEGNSFMTELVPKAAHGGSLVSKVIAVDADSGQNAWLSYHIVKSTDPGLFTIGVHSGEIRTQRDISESDSMKQNLIVAVKDNGQPSLSATCSMYLLISDNLAEVPELKDISYDEKNSKLTSYLIIALVSVSTFFLTFIIIILGVRFCRRRKPRLLFDGAVAIPSAYLPPNYADVDGTGTLRSAYNYDTYLTTGSRTSDFKFVTSYNDNTLPADQTLRKSPSDFADVFGDCDGSPEVGTWFTLSVPDV